The following DNA comes from Enterocloster bolteae.
TTGATCTGTGCCGAAAGCTCATTGTGATGTGCCGTGGCAGCCGCAGCCTTTTCTTCCAAAACCGCATACTCCAACAGATTGTTCTCCGACAGGTAATTCATGGTCTGTGCCATTTGCTTCAGATTGAAAACTTTAGCCCATCGAGCATAGCCAGCACCTTTTCCGGCCTGCAATTTTGCCTGAATGTCCACCAGCAGATTGACCTTCGGCGGCTCTGCCTGTGTGACCGTTTTCTTTCGTGGGGTATGCGTTTTCTTCCCAGAGAGAACTGCCTGCAAATCTTCCAATCCATATCCTTCGCCCAGGCTGTCCATTCGGGCGGCTTTCTCCCAACCGGGGAGCTTCAGGCGATATGATTTTCCGCGCTTTGATACCTCACAGCCGGACTCTTGCAGCAGCCTCAGCAGCTCCTCAAAGTCAGCAGGACTTTGTGATAATGCATTGTCAATCGCCACACGAAGCAGCTCTCGGTGAGAGGGCTTTGCCTGATCGCCCAGCCATTTGTTATAGCTCTTTCCGTGAGGTTTCGGGTTCTCTACAATAGACAGTCCGTTTTCAATGCAGATGGTGTCGCTCAACTGACGGACCGCCTTGGTGCTGCCCCAAAAGTTTCGGAATTTCCGGTCATATTCTAAGCTGACCGATGACCAGATAATGTGATTATGAATGTGCGACTTGTCTATGTGAGTGCAGACCACAAAGGCATGATTACCCTTGGTAAAGCGCTTGGCAAATTCTACGCCCAGCTGGTTTGCTTCTTCCGGAGTGATCTCTCCGGGGCGGAAGGACTGGCGCACATGATAGGCGATCACATCATCCGCACCGCGCACTCGTCCGGTAGCAGTAATATACAGCCGCTTTGCCAGAAGGAACTCCGCATCCGCTGTCCGGCTGTCACAAGCATAGCCGGTAATGAGCCTGCCGTTATCTGTTTTCTTTGGATTGGCCACATAGTCGATAATGTCACTGATCGCCCGGCTTTCTGTGCGGCCCTTGCCGACATGAAGCGGCATGATTCTTGTGGTTGCCATAGGTCAGATCTCCTTTCCGAAAAGAAAACGGCCTGCCGTAGCAGACCGCTTTCACTATTCTATAAAACTTTCTTCATCGAAAAAATTGAAATCATCATCTTCTAAGTGTCTTGGTGGAAATCTCATTTCATATTGCTCTTGCGCCAGTTCACGGACATCAGGCCGCCTATCCTTTAGTCGATTTTTCAGCCAGGACAACTGCTCTTTCGATAGCCTCCATGGAAGATTAAAAAGACGATTCAGTGTCATCAGTTCAGCCTGCTTTTCTGCTGGTAGCGAAGCACAGGATTTACAAATGTGGGATGCATGACCTTTGCCTGAAAATTTTTCGTTGGCTTTGTATTCGCCACAAACTTTACAATAGTGTCCATACTTTTTCATAAGCCGATGCCTTTCTCGCAAAGATCATATAACCTGCGAATTGCTTTCATAATCACATCCCATTCCAGATCAGAAGCATAAGAAAACTTTTTACGGTATGCCTCCCAAAGTTTTTGCATAACCGAATCATTTTCCACTTCGTCAAAAACTTCTTCAGCTTGGTTAAGATACTTCTCCGATCCCCGTTTATGAGCAGTTGCCAGAAGCGCATCATGTAAAATTTTCGGGTTCAGCGTGGTTCCATGCAGCTGTTCTAAAATGAAAATATCGTAGAAATCTCTCATACGAGTATTGGTTGTGGTTCTGGTAATAATGGTTTCCAGTTTTTCTGCCAGCACAGTTTCTAAATTATAAGCCCAAATATCAATGGAGCGATCTTCCAGCATAAGTTTGAATGAATACTGGACCTCTCTTGGAGTAATTGCATCTCCTGTGGAAATATCAATTTTCAAAGGGGTCACTACGCCATCGAATGTTGTACTCATACTGACACGAATCCCCGGATACTCTGCTTCATCCATAATCTCCGAAATACTTTTCAGCTGAAATTTAACACCATCATCAATCGGAACAGTTATGATTGATGAAATTAGATTCTCAATATCCTCCACATTGACATTGGCTCCTTTTATGGTTGCATCCAAATCCATCGTAGAGCGGGCATCTAATCCAACCATAGCCGCTACCAACATACCGCCCTTCAAGATAAACTTATCATGATACTCAGAAAGAGAAATACGCTCCAAAAAACGCTCCATCATGTAGTTCCTCATTAAAATCTGAGCATCAGCGGATTTTTCTCTGGAAAGGTTTCGTATTAAATCTTTAAGCTGCCTTGCTGTTTTTATCATAAAAGTACCTCCAAATACTGTCGTAAAATTTTTTCCACCTTGAACATCCCAGCATATTGCATTAAAGTTCGCAGGTTCTTATCTTTTCTACGGGCATACGCTTTCAGTGCCCCCTGAAAGGTCTGAATTTCAATTCTGCTGCGGCTTCTGAGCAAATCACAGATCGTTCGCTCCATATCATAAACCGGCACAGTATGCCCGAATGGAGTTTTCGCTGTCGTAAGTCC
Coding sequences within:
- a CDS encoding relaxase/mobilization nuclease domain-containing protein, with translation MATTRIMPLHVGKGRTESRAISDIIDYVANPKKTDNGRLITGYACDSRTADAEFLLAKRLYITATGRVRGADDVIAYHVRQSFRPGEITPEEANQLGVEFAKRFTKGNHAFVVCTHIDKSHIHNHIIWSSVSLEYDRKFRNFWGSTKAVRQLSDTICIENGLSIVENPKPHGKSYNKWLGDQAKPSHRELLRVAIDNALSQSPADFEELLRLLQESGCEVSKRGKSYRLKLPGWEKAARMDSLGEGYGLEDLQAVLSGKKTHTPRKKTVTQAEPPKVNLLVDIQAKLQAGKGAGYARWAKVFNLKQMAQTMNYLSENNLLEYAVLEEKAAAATAHHNELSAQIKAAEKRMAEIAVLRTHIVNYAKTREVYVAYRKAGYSKKFREEHEEEILLHQAAKNAFDEMGVKKLPKVKELQTEYAKLLEEKKKTYAEYRRSREEMRELLTAKANVDRVLKMEVEQDVEKEKDHGQR
- a CDS encoding nucleotidyl transferase AbiEii/AbiGii toxin family protein, with protein sequence MIKTARQLKDLIRNLSREKSADAQILMRNYMMERFLERISLSEYHDKFILKGGMLVAAMVGLDARSTMDLDATIKGANVNVEDIENLISSIITVPIDDGVKFQLKSISEIMDEAEYPGIRVSMSTTFDGVVTPLKIDISTGDAITPREVQYSFKLMLEDRSIDIWAYNLETVLAEKLETIITRTTTNTRMRDFYDIFILEQLHGTTLNPKILHDALLATAHKRGSEKYLNQAEEVFDEVENDSVMQKLWEAYRKKFSYASDLEWDVIMKAIRRLYDLCEKGIGL